Proteins encoded by one window of Salvia splendens isolate huo1 chromosome 14, SspV2, whole genome shotgun sequence:
- the LOC121765727 gene encoding protease Do-like 9: MCSETQHQREIDNTNNIASPPNTTTTAAAAVDNAELIITSAPDRRPCEVPEPEPPVSVPASNGTVSNSLIKAENPVSRAVPAMDAVVKVFCFHSKPNFSLPWQRNRQNSSTSSGFIIKGRRVLTNAHSVEHYTQVKLKKRGSDTKYVATVLAIGEECDIALLTVEDEEFWEGVSPVEFGDLPELQDAVTVVGYPIGGNTISVTSGVVSRIGILSYVHGSADLLGLQIDAAINSGNSGGPAFSDKKTCVGIAFQSLKNEDVENIGYVIPTPVIMHFIQDYEKNGRYTGFPVLGVKWQNLENPDLRLSMGMKPEQKGVRIRKINPTSPGYSILKPSDIILSFDGVDIANDGTVPFRHGERICFSYLVSQKNTGDTATIKVLRNSETLKLKVKLDIDRRLIPAHNKGKPPSYYIIAGFLFSTVSVPYLRSEYGKDFEFLVPVKLLDKQLYGMPQSQDEEIVVVSQVLVADINIGYENIINSQILGFNGEPVKNLKSLASMVESCNEEYLKFDLEHQKLVVLQTKTAKAATLDILATHCIPSAMSDDLKA, encoded by the exons ATGTGCAGCGAAACCCAACACCAGCGAGAGATCGACAACACCAACAACATAGCTTCCCCGCccaacaccaccaccaccgccgccgccgcagtcGATAACGCGGAGCTCATCATCACGTCCGCCCCTGATCGCCGTCCCTGTGAAGTTCCCGAGCCTGAGCCTCCCGTCTCAGTCCCAGCTTCCAATGGAACAGTGTCTAATTCGCTTATCAAGGCGGAGAATCCAGTTTCTAGAGCTGTCCCGGCGATGGATGCGGTGGTTAAGGTTTTTTGTTTCCATTCGAAGCCGAATTTCTCGCTGCCGTGGCAGAGAAATCGGCAGAACAGCTCGACCAGCAGCGGATTTATTATCAAGGGAAGGAGGGTTTTGACGAATGCACACTCCGTGGAACACTATACGCAGGTTAAGCTGAAGAAGAGGGGTTCGGATACCAAATATGTCGCCACCGTGCTTGCAATTGGGGAAGAATGCGATATTG CTTTGCTAACAGTAGAAGATGAGGAGTTCTGGGAAGGGGTTTCTCCTGTAGAATTTGGGGATCTGCCTGAGCTTCAAGATGCTGTTACAGTTGTTGGTTATCCAATTGGGGGCAATACAATCTCTGTAACCAGTGGAGTTGTTTCACGGATAGGAATTCTTTCGTACGTTCATGGATCAGCGGATCTTTTGGGATTGCAG ATCGATGCCGCCATCAATTCTGGAAATTCTGGTGGACCCGCTTTCAGTGATAAAAAAACCTGTGTTGGGATCGCGTTTCAATCACTCAAGAATGAGGATGTTGAGAACATTGGTTATGTCATACCAACGCCAGTCATTATGCACTTCATTCAAGATTATGAGAAGAATGGAAGATATACTG GGTTCCCAGTTCTTGGGGTTAAGTGGCAAAATCTCGAAAATCCAGACTTGCGTTTGTCGATGGGGATGAAACCTGAACAGAAGGGTGTGCGCATAAGAAAAATTAATCCCACTTCACCAGGGTATTCTATTTTGAAACCATCAGATATTATACTTAGCTTTGATGGGGTCGATATTGCGAATGATGGAACAG TTCCATTTAGGCATGGTGAGCGCATATGCTTTAGCTACCTGGTGTCCCAAAAGAATACTGGGGATACTGCTACGATTAAAGTTCTGCGTAATTCTGAAACTCTGAAGCTGAAAGTCAAACTTGACATAGACAGaaggctcattccagctcacaATAAGGGGAAACCTCCTTCATATTATATTATTGCTGGATTTCTTTTTTCTACTGTTTCTGTTCCATATCTACGTTCTGAG TATGGAAAAGATTTCGAGTTCCTAGTTCCAGTCAAGTTGCTGGACAAACAGCTGTATGGAATGCCCCAGTCACAGGATGAAGAAATCGTTGTTGTTTCTCAG GTGCTTGTGGCTGACATCAATATTGGATATGAGAATATCATCAACTCCCAG ATTCTTGGTTTCAATGGTGAGCCTGTGAAGAACCTCAAGAGTTTGGCTAGCATGGTGGAGAGCTGCAATGAAGAGTATTTGAAATTTGATCTGGAACATCAAAAG CTTGTGGTCCTCCAAACGAAGACGGCTAAAGCCGCAACCTTGGACATTCTGGCGACCCACTGCATACCATCAGCCATGTCGGATGACCTCAAAGCATGA